A region from the Leishmania panamensis strain MHOM/PA/94/PSC-1 chromosome 20 sequence genome encodes:
- a CDS encoding hypothetical protein (TriTrypDB/GeneDB-style sysID: LpmP.20.3160): MSSITLSSAVRANPRLVSSSLEKMTCNAQGITVVDIYPSVLSALTAKSAPVSVAESARVLVQASRCSRRAQQRSAESDCDHVLQRQATSSGLAANPGVGSSSNSPAKKKKPAANEDSYLSCFNVGIAMSLHTVLLSRNRISNLLGIVQFRHCVCLSLLGNRIQTIEDCEPLAMLPDLQYLSLEYNPVTRLPHYRAHLLRICSWPQEVSPSTCRLRKLDSSAVTTAEVKHAALCLLRESALLPELLYRMQLLAFLVDIEKRQRLHRELRQRGHVFHDLGEPASMELLLERGVAHALSRVGVAGAAHMARQLVRDRRRLCTTSGSCSERNSAQPAGAKAPRARIHTSVTDKKGACEVADEKCGRAADIMSTTVAYFGSDPIDPSEITNLSTVSSCSLLSDTSSTHANVLQSLSHLLSSKELDWSRRSLRRADTSEAADTCKAWSKDAFRQTIVSLDVHLCTLLLRISRVMGQTLTSHDVDRLCEVWLHAVSHCAPAATAAAEFNATGPRRLVVQFGTAAAKCKTTKRGVAEDRVEVKQQGASLGTKVTGCIPVEAVAEAQTSVLDALEKEPPSLLSTLSSPSQLDHRNAQDVTIECTRVSMTSSFSNAGLLPRDVVPRPTARPQTDRTQPPVPDREAAGHTDANATVHAVPQDSVSLKESACVESLHAFEMLARRRCKRRVVQQWCSALRHRWQTRIGAAYIREKVSDGAAAHLRSPSWGGLIAQVTYVERKRGFFTLWRRRMQLHRLFRTRQLRRVWNLFRQKTAASSILRLRCKQTSALVAQHLLDVAFRTWKFKAEKRASERCTAARRRVLADVPHSTGTLFALAPPAPVMPHLATRTPSPRITVLCHALADALTPSRETCSTATPVPSLTSAPDEDAADTPVALAACPVITSVWRPSAARERRTCPPHSPESVSVKEMRNDSCAHSSSDEEAGLSATGTSLKAGLSATSGAATPFLRATSPKWWQQPQPVCNATKAQVLYSGPTRELPQPPAMRILFPSETRNQISGPTRCIHNADAATAQPGPSPPSSGQPPFALPGVGSSPTVLVPPVKSTSPRLYDVSKPSCLPSTTTARRAIVQSLSRAEKLADAPGEVESPYPAADVEALVELAKQLETDRGYLIETLRSLHLSRQRHCTQERLPQSHASYRVDSILPPPPGPPAPSFTVVEQLEGQCASLETEVHRLEKLVAALQDERHQFLETIQHKIFCERA; the protein is encoded by the coding sequence ATGTCGAGTATAACGCTGTCATCCGCAGTGCGGGCGAACCCGCGCCTTGTTAGCTCCTCGTTGGAAAAGATGACCTGCAACGCGCAGGGGATTACCGTGGTGGATATCTACCCCTCTGTGCTGTCGGCCCTGACCGCGAAGAGTGCACCTGTTAGTGTCGCCGAGAGTGCTCGTGTGCTTGTGCAGGCTTCTCGATGCAGTCGTCGTGCACAGCAACGGAGCGCCGAGAGCGACTGCGACCATGTCCTGCAGAGGCAGGCCACCTCCTCTGGCCTCGCCGCCAACCCTGgcgtgggcagcagcagtaacTCACCAgccaagaaaaagaaaccgGCAGCCAACGAGGACTCCTACTTGAGTTGCTTCAATGTAGGTATTGCCATGAGTCTGCACACAGTGCTGCTCTCGCGCAACCGCATCTCGAACCTGCTGGGCATAGTGCAGTTCAGGCACTGCGTTTGCCTGTCACTTCTGGGCAACCGCATCCAAACCATCGAGGATTGCGAGCCACTCGCTATGCTGCCTGATTTACAATACCTTTCACTGGAGTACAATCCAGTGACACGGCTGCCACACTATCGCGCACATCTGCTGCGGATCTGCTCGTGGCCGCAGGAAGTGTCCCCGAGCACCTGTCGACTGCGCAAACTCGACAGCTCCGCCGTCACAACAGCAGAAGTGAAACATGCAGCATTGTGCCTTCTGCGGGAATCAGCTCTGCTGCCAGAGTTGCTCTACCGCATGCAGCTCCTGGCATTTCTGGTGGACATCGAAAAGCGTCAGCGACTGCACCGCGAGTTGCGCCAACGCGGCCACGTCTTTCATGACTTGGGCGAACCGGCAAGtatggagctgctgctggagcgggGGGTAGCGCACGCACTGTCCCGGGTCGGGGTTGCTGGGGCGGCGCACATGGCTCGCCAGCTTGTGCGCgatcgtcgtcgtctgtGCACAACCTCGGGTTCTTGCAGTGAGCGCAACAGCGCGCAACCCGCCGGAGCAAAAGCACCACGCGCGCGCATCCACACAAGCGTCACAGATAAGAAAGGCGCATGTGAGGTCGCAGACGAGAAATGCGGCAGGGCAGCCGACATCATGTCCACCACGGTCGCTTACTTTGGATCCGACCCCATAGACCCGAGCGAGATTACGAACCTCAGCACTGTTTCCTCTTGCTCGCTGCTTTCGGACACCTCATCCACCCACGCGAATGTGCTGCAGTCGCTATCGCACCTGCTTTCCAGCAAGGAGCTGGACTGGAGTCGGAGGTCCTTGCGCCGCGCTGACACCTCTGAGGCGGCCGACACGTGTAAGGCCTGGTCGAAGGACGCATTCCGGCAGACGATCGTCTCTCTTGATGTCCACTTGTGCACACTGCTCCTGCGCATCTCGCGCGTTATGGGGCAGACGCTGACGTCCCACGATGTCGACCGCCTCTGCGAGGTATGGCTGCATGCCGTCTCGCATTgcgcgccggcggcgacggcggcagcagagtTTAACGCGACAGGGCCGCGGCGGCTGGTCGTTCAATTCGgtaccgcagcagcgaagtgCAAGACTACCAAGAGAGGTGTCGCAGAGGACCGGGTAGAGGTGAAACAACAGGGAGCCAGCCTTGGCACAAAAGTCACTGGCTGTATACCGGTAGAGgcagtggcagaggcgcAAACGAGCGTCTTGGACGCGCTTGAAAAGGAACCACCATCTCTCCTTAGCACCCTAtcgtcaccgtcgcagctCGACCACCGCAATGCGCAGGACGTGACGATAGAATGCACAAGGGTGTCCATGACGTCGTCGTTTTCGAACGCTGGGTTGCTGCCTAGGGACGTGGTTCCGCGTCCCACTGCTCGCCCTCAAACCGACCGGACGCAACCGCCGGTGCCGGACCGCGAGGCCGCAggacacacagacgcaaACGCTACAGTTCACGCTGTCCCGCAAGACTCGGTCTCGTTGAAGGAATCTGCTTGCGTCGAGTCTCTTCACGCCTTTGAGATGCTCGCGCGTCGACGTTGCAAGCGGCGAGTTGTTCAGCAGTGGTGCTCGGCGCTGCGACATCGTTGGCAAACACGCATTGGCGCCGCATACATCCGTGAAAAGgtcagcgacggcgctgctgcacacctGCGGAGTCCGTCCTGGGGTGGCCTTATTGCCCAGGTGACCTACGTTGAGCGCAAGCGCGGCTTCTTTACcctttggcggcggcgaatgCAGCTACACCGGCTCTTCCGCACGCGGCAGCTCCGTAGAGTGTGGAACCTGTTTCGCCAAAAAACGGCAGCATCGTCCATTCTACGCCTGCGGTGCAAGCAGACATCTGcactggtggcgcagcacctgctggaCGTGGCGTTTCGCACATGGAAGTTCAAGGCGGAAAAGAGGGCAAGCGAGCGGTGTACGGCAGCTCGGCGCCGCGTCTTGGCTGATGTGCCACACAGTACAGGCACCCTCTTTGCGCTAGCACCCCCCGCACCGGTAATGCCGCACCTGGCCACCCGTACACCGTCGCCGCGCATTACGGTGCTGTGCCACGCCCTGGCGGACGCTCTAACGCCTAGCAGAGAAacctgcagcacagcgacaCCTGTACCATCTCTCACCTCAGCGCCTGATGAGGATGCTGCAGACACGCCCGTAGCACTGGCAGCATGCCCTGTCATCACCTCTGTCTGGCGTCCCTCAGCAGCCcgcgagaggcgcacatgcCCACCGCACTCTCCAGAGTCCGTAAGCGTAAAAGAAATGCGTAACGACTCCTGTGCGCACAGCTCTTCTGACGAAGAAGCAGGGCTTTCCGCTACGGGAACCTCGCTAAAAGCTGGCCTCAGCGCCACAAGCGGTGCAGCCACACCGTTCCTCCGGGCTACCTCGCCGaagtggtggcagcagccgcagccagtCTGCAATGCCACGAAGGCCCAAGTACTGTACAGTGGCCCCACCCGTGAGCTTCCGCAGCCGCCAGCAATGCGTATTCTTTTTCCATCCGAGACGAGGAACCAGATCAGTGGGCCGACTCGATGCATCCACAACGCTGACGCCGCTACGGCGCAACCAGGGCCCTCACCACCGTCTTCAGGACAGCCTCCATTCGCACTTCCGGGGGTTGGGTCATCCCCCACTGTGTTGGTGCCTCCAGTAAAGTCAACTTCTCCCAGGCTCTACGACGTTTCAAAGCCGAGTTGCCTTCCCTCCACCACAACTGCCCGTCGAGCCATTGTGCAGTCATTGTCTAGGGCGGAGAAGCTGGCAGACGCACCGGGCGAAGTGGAATCGCCGTaccctgctgctgatgtggaGGCTTTGGTGGAGCTGGCGAAGCAGCTTGAGACCGATCGCGGCTACCTCATAGAAACTCTACGGagccttcacctctctcggCAGAGGCACTGCACACAGGAAAGGCTGCCACAATCGCACGCATCCTACAGAGTCGATTCTATACTACCGCCCCCACCAGGGCCGCCGGCGCCCTCCTTCACGGTTGTCGAGCAACTGGAAGGGCAGTGCGCCTCTCTGGAAACGGAGGTACATCGACTGGAGAAGCTTGTGGCTGCACTACAAGACGAGCGACACCAATTCCTGGAGACTATTCAACATAAGATTTTTTGTGAAAGAGCATGA
- a CDS encoding hypothetical protein (TriTrypDB/GeneDB-style sysID: LpmP.20.3170), whose translation MFGGGEEYFQDPPEIDRDTLVRYATFCARLRAIEKPGKKTITEAAALAREVGDTLLDYELVVGALFRHIKTWTGQKQLACWYVLDKLCKEDRDKYGYIAGKYILEVGRDHIPYEDPELTGKYETLVEHWENVFPRHVVDALWIAKKERLWAVDHPNEVKQQQQAEEEEWAREEVAMQDEDGLNDFGQPCVDYLQGHCSWGDNCRLYHPPGEEGSLPAECRMGDWKCSACGVINRHFRRRCSNCVREKPQYKKGRVPSAEDQLLCTPDPGVATAFHQQFGYNPYVPAEAIAHFKLRLEGVSAEEYRKERAAAYRVRILGRAPINPVEERCKASKHFPDIDMEPYEEYEVGTDGLVVKRQRTESLVPANASANSAVTLIAQLVMERGMLDPTVPLLFGELSRCIRQAAGDPTMVLNETQAEVLLSACKLGFTAWNANKGAVPFVATFFKAVRHNEGKLGLSGEQVEQLESMANMFLA comes from the coding sequence atgtttggtggcggtgaggagTACTTCCAAGACCCACCCGAGATCGATCGAGACACACTTGTTCGCTACGCCACCTTTTGCGCTCGCCTACGCGCCATCGAGAAGCCTGGTAAAAAGACCATCACCGAAGCCGCCGCACTGGCACGCGAGGTCGGCGACACCCTTCTTGACTACGAGCTTGTTGTCGGAGCACTCTTCCGTCATATCAAGACCTGGACAGGGCAGAAACAGCTCGCCTGCTGGTATGTGCTTGACAAGCTATGTAAGGAAGACCGCGACAAGTACGGCTACATTGCCGGCAAGTACATTCTAGAGGTGGGGCGAGACCACATCCCATACGAGGATCCCGAGCTCACCGGCAAGTACGAGACACTCGTGGAGCACTGGGAAAATGTTTTTCCGCGTCATGTCGTGGATGCGCTGTGGATCGCCAAAAAGGAGCGCCTTTGGGCCGTCGACCACCCGAACgaggtgaagcagcagcagcaggcggaggaggaggagtgggcgcgcgaggaggtggccaTGCAGGACGAGGACGGCCTCAACGACTTTGGCCAACCGTGTGTCGACTACCTGCAGGGACACTGCAGCTGGGGTGACAACTGCCGTCTGTACCACCCTCCCGGCGAAGAGGGCTCGCTGCCGGCGGAGTGCCGGATGGGGGACTGGAAGTGCTCGGCGTGCGGTGTCATCAATCGACACTTTCGCCGTCGGTGCTCCAACTGTGTGCGTGAGAAGCCGCAGTACAAAAAAGGGCGCGTGCCGTCCGCAGAAGATCAGCTACTCTGCACCCCGGACCCAGGGGTGGCAACCGCCTTTCATCAACAATTCGGCTACAACCCGTACGTGCCAGCGGAGGCGATCGCACACTTCAAACTGCGCCTCGAAGGTGTTTCGGCGGAGGAGTACCGCAAAGAGCGCGCGGCAGCGTACCGCGTGCGCATTCTCGGCAGGGCTCCCATCAACCCCGTCGAGGAGCGGTGCAAAGCGTCGAAGCACTTCCCGGACATCGACATGGAGCCGTATGAGGAGTACGAAGTAGGCACAGACGGGCTCGTAgtgaagcggcagcgcaccgaGAGCCTCGTGCCCGCAAACGCGTCGGCCAATAGTGCCGTTACCCTTATCGCGCAGCTCGTCATGGAGCGTGGCATGTTGGATCCCACTGTACCACTACTTTTTGGCGAGCTTTCCCGATGCATCCGCCAGGCTGCTGGAGATCCGACAATGGTGCTTAACGAGACCCAGGCGGAGGTGCTATTGTCTGCGTGCAAGCTGGGCTTCACCGCATGGAATGCAAACAAAGGTGCTGTGCCTTTCGTTGCCACCTTCTTCAAGGCAGTCCGGCACAATGAAGGGAAGCTGGGGCTCTCGGGGGAGCAGGTGGAACAGCTGGAGTCCATGGCCAACATGTTCTTGGCGTGA